The DNA region CAGGTGATGCGCCAGCGCCAGGGCGCGACGCACCGGGATGGGCTTGTCCATGTGCTGCTGGTACATTTCGGTGTAATGCTGCGCGCGCTCGGTGCAGACCGGCGGCTTAACGATATGAACCAGCGCGGTTTTGTACGCCTTGATGCGCTCGCTGAGGGTGTTAAGATTCAGGGTTGTCATAAGTTTATCCTCGTAAGGTCGCGGTTAACCCTTTCTGGCAGGCGTACTGCTGCGCGAAGTCCAGCAGGGCAGGGTTATCCAGCGGTTTGTCAGGGGCAGAGTAGGGTTGGCCGAGCAGGGTGTATTTGTTCATGCCCAGCGTGTGATACGGCAGAAAATGAATATCGTCGACGCCGAGCTCGTCAGCGGCGAAGTTGGTCATGGCGGCTATGGACGCTTCGTCAGCGTTAAAGCCCTGGATCAGCGGCACGCGGATGGTGATCTTTTTCCCGGCAGCGGCCAGGCGTTTGAGATTATCGAGGATCCGTTTCGCCGAGCCGTCCGTCCACTGCCTGAACACCTCAGGATCGACGTGCTTCAGGTCGGCGAGGAACAGGTCAACGTACGGTAATGAAGGCTCGATATAGTGCCACGGCACGTGAAGACACGTTTCAACGGCGGTGTGGATCCCCTGTTCATGGCTGGCTTTAAACAGCGCGTGGGCCAAATCCGGGTTCATAAACGGCTCGCCGCCGGAAAGCGTGATGCCGCCGCCGCTGCGGTCGTAAAAGGGCTTGTCGCGCAGCACGGTTGCCATAATCTCTTCCACCTGCTTCTCTTCACCGCACACGGTGAGCGCCTGCGTCGGGCAGCAGTCGTTGAGGGCATTGAGCGTCTCTTCATTCAGCTTTTCGCGGTGGATGACCAGGCTATTCAGCGCGCGTTCGATACAGCCCGGCGCCGCCTGCTGGCACAGGTCGCAGCCGTCAAGGCACAGGCGCGCATCAAACAGCACGTCCCGGCTGCGGGAGCGGCTTTCGGGGTTCTGGCACCAGCGACAGCCCAGCGAGCAGCCTTTCAGGAACACCACGGTACGAATACCGGGGCCATCGTGGGTAGAGTAACGCTGAATATTGAAGATCATGTTTTCGCCTCTCATCTTGCATACGAAGATTAAATGACTTTCGAATGAAAGTCATCTTGATGCAGGTCAACTCCTGAGCAGGTTTTCCTGTGATAGCTTAAGTGCAGGCTAATTTTGAGGGTGACATCATGGAACTTTATCTCGACACATCTGACGTTGCGGCAGTCAAAAAGCTGGCGCGTATCTTCCCGCTGGCGGGCGTAACTACTAACCCAAGCATCGTGGCGGCAGGTAAAACGCCGCTGGACGAGCTGCTGCCCGCGCTGCACGACGCGCTGGGCGGTAAAGGCCGTCTGTTCGCCCAGGTGATGGCGACCACCGCCGAAGGGATGGTGGAAGACGCGCGCAGGCTGCGCGCCATCATTAACGATCTGGTGGTGAAAGTGCCGGTGACTGCTGAAGGGCTGGCGGCGATCAAGATGCTGAAGGCTGAAGGGATCCCGACGCTGGGTACGGCGGTGTACGGCGCCGCGCAGGGGATGCTCTCCGCGCTGGCAGGGGCGGAATATGTCGCACCTTACGTGAACCGCGTGGACGCGCAGGGCGGGGACGGGATCCAGACCGTGGTTGAACTGCAGCAGCTGCTGACGCTGCACGCTCCGCAGTCAAAAGTGCTGGCGGCGAGCTTTAAAACCCCGCGTCAGGCGCTGGACTGCCTGCTGGCAGGATGCGAGTCCATTACGCTGCCGCTGGACGTGGCGCAGCAGTTCATTACCTCTCCTGCGGTAGACGCAGCGATAGTGAAGTTTGAGCAGGACTGGCAGGGGGCGTTTGGACGGACGTCGATCTGACGGGTGCGGCCTGATGCCCTCACCCCAACCCTCTCCCACAGGGAGAGGGAGCAAACACTAAAACGACAACCTTCAGGTTGTCGTTTGCTTTAACCTCCGCACACCTCACACCCCGGGTTGCGCATCAGCTTCATCTCGCGGAACTGGCAGGTCATCGCGTCGTACATCACGATTTTCCCCGCTGCGGGCGTGCCGTAGTGCGCCAGCACTTTGATCGCTTCCATTGCCTGCAATGAGCCAATCACGCCGACGAGCGGCGCCATCACGCCCGCCTCAACGCAGGTCAGCGCATTTTCGCCGAACAGGCGGCTCAGGCAGCGGTAGCAGGGTTCTCCTTCCGCGTAGGTGAAGACGCTGATTTGCCCCTCCATGCGGATTGCCGCGCCGGAAACCAGCGGGGTTTTGTGGGCAAAACAGCCCGCGTTGAGCTGGTTGCGGACGGCGACGTTATCGGTGCAGTCCAGCACCAGGTCGTGCTGCGCAATCTGCGCCGACAGCGCGTCGTCATCCAGCATTGCGTCAATCAGGGTGAACTGAACGTGGGGGTTGATGCGCGCCAGCGCGGCCCTGGCGGATTCCACTTTTGGCTGGCCAATGGTCGCATCGCCGTGCAGCGTCTGGCGCTGCAGGTTAGACACCGATACGGTATCAAAATCCAGCAGCGTCATTCTGCCCACGCCCGCCGCGGCAAGGTACTGCGCGGCGGCGCAGCCCAGACCGCCGAGCCCGACGACCAGCACATTGGCCGCCTTGAGCGCCTCCTGGCCCTCGAAATCAAACCCGCGCAGCACGATCTGGCGGTTGTAGCGCATCATCTCCGGGTCGCTCAGCTCCACCGTCATGTCAGCCTCCGAACAGGTGGTTAAAGCGCTCGACCTCAACCCATTCGCCCGCCTCCACGTTGCCGCGCTCGCGCTCCAGCACGATAAAGCAGTTGCCCTGGCTGAAGGAGCTGAAAATGTGCGAGCCCTGGTGCCCGGTGGTGCTCACCTCGAGCTGTCCGTCCGCGCTACGTGCCAGAATGCCGCGCTGGAAATCGAGGCGGCCCGGCGATTTCTTCAGGCGCGTGGCGGCACGCACGCGCAGGCGTTCCGGCAGCGGGCTGGCGCGGTTGCCGGAAAGCTTCGCCAGCAGCGGGATCACCAGCTGGTAGAAGGTGAGCGCCGCCGACACGGGGTTACCCGGCAGGCCGCAGAACCAGCCGTGCGGGAGCTTGCCAAAGGCGAACGGCTTGCCCGGCTTGATGGCCAGCTTCCAGAAGGCGATTTCGCCCAGCTCTTCAAGCAGGGTTTTGGTGTAATCCGCTTCGCCCACGGAGACGCCGCCGGAGCTGATGACCACGTCGGCGGATTTATCCGCCTCGATAAACGCCGCGCGCAGTTTTTCCGGATCGTCTGGAATAATCCCGAGGTTAATGACCTCGCAGCCCAGCTGCTCCAGCATCAGATGGACTGCCAGGCGGTTGGTGTCGTAAATCTGGCCGTCCTGCAGCGGCTGGCCGGGAAGCTGCAGCTCGTCGCCGGTGGAGAAAATGGCGACGCGCACTTTTCGGATAACGTCGACGTCCGCGATGCCGAGCGAGGCCAGCACCGGCAGTTCCGCCACCGTCAGCTTCTGCCCGGCGGCAAAGACCGTCGCGCCAAGGGTGATGTCTTCGCCCGTGCGGCGGATGTTCTGGCCCGCTTTGACGCTCGCGGTAAAACGCACGCCGCCGTCGGTTTGCTCGGTCTCTTCCTGCATCACCACAGCATCGCAGCCCGCCGGAACCGGCGCACCGGTCATGATGCGCACGCAGGTGCCCGCAGGCCATTCACCGCTAAACGGCTGGCCGGCAAAGGCTTTACCGGCCACCGGCAGGGCATTGCCCGTCTGGAGATCCGCCAGGCGCACCGCGTAACCGTCCATCGCGGAATTATCAAACCCCGGCACGTTAAGCGGAGAGACGATATCGCGTGCGGCAATGCGGCCAAAGCAGCGCACGAGGGGCAGCGTCTCAACGTCATTCAGCGGGGAAACTCGGTCAAGCATCTGCGTGAGTGCCGTCTCAAGCGGCATCAGTCCGGCGGTAAAATCCATGGTGGGCTCCTGCGGAGTAACAACGAAAGCGTCCATTATGGCAGAAAAGTGCGGCTAACTGTATGACCCGATGGGTGTACGCTTTACATCACAGTTGCGTCTTTCTATATTCAAAAATCATCTGAAGTTTCGTCGACGATAATGATATTTATAGAAAAAGCCGCCAATCAGGCTAACGGGTGATGCGAATGGTTAACGCGGTAATCGCAATTCATGGTGGCGCCGGGGCGATCGCCCGAGCCCAGCTCGGTCCCGAGCAGGAAAAGCGCTATATCGACGCGCTGTACGCCATTGTGGAAACGGGCCAAAAAATGCTGGAAGCGGGCGAGAGCGCGCTGGATGTGGTCACCGAGGCGGTGCGCCTGCTGGAGGAGTGCCCGTTATTTAACGCGGGGATCGGGTCGGTCTTTACCCGGGATGAAACCCACGAGCTGGATGCCTGCGTGATGGACGGCGTCACCCTGAAAGCGGGGGCCGTGGCGGGCGTGAGCCGTCTGCGCAATCCGGTGCTGGCGGCGCGTCTGGTGATGGAGTCGAGCCCGCACGTGCTGCTCACGGGCACCGGGGCGGAGGCGTTTGCGTTCGAACACGGGATGGAACCGGTATCGCCGGATCTGTTTTCCACCGAGGCGCGCTATCAGCAGCTGCTGGAAGCCCGCTCCGCGGGCATGACGCAGCTTGACCATGCTGCGCCGCTGGATGAAACCACCAAAATGGGCACGGTGGGTGCGGTGGCGCTCGATAAGGCCGGCAACCTCGCGGCGGCGACCTCCACGGGCGGCATGACCAACAAGCTGCCCGGACGCGTCGGCGACAGCCCGCTGCCGGGCGCGGGCTGCTACGCCAATAACGCCACGGCGGCGGTGTCGTGTACCGGCACCGGAGAAGTGTTTATTCGCGCGCTTGCGGCGTACGACATCACCGCGCTGATGGATTACGGCGGATTAAGCCTGAGCGAGGCCTGCGAGCGCGTGGTGATGGAGAAACTGCCCGCGCTGGGCGGCGTCGGCGGGCTCATTGCGGTGGATCGTGAGGGCAACGTGGCCCTGCCGTTCAACAGCGAAGGCATGTATCGCGCCTGGGGTTATGCCGGTGACGAGCCGAGCACGGGCATTTATCGTGAATAAGGGGCCGCGCGTGCCGCACAGTGAAGAACTGGACACCCGCGAAGTGCTGGCTGTCCATCAGCTGAATATTGCGTTTCAGGAAGAGCGGCAGTTCATCCCCGCAGTAGAGAATTTATCGTTTACGCTCAGGCGCGGCGAGACGCTGGCGATTGTTGGCGAGTCCGGCTCCGGGAAATCGGTCACCGCGCTGGCGCTGATGCGCCTGCTGGAACAGACGGGTGGGCAAATCAGCAGCGAGAAAATGCTTCTGCGCCGCCGTAGCCGCGATGTCATTGATTTAAATGAGCTCAGCGGCTCGCAGATGCAGGGCGTTCGCGGGGCGGATATTGCGATGATCTTCCAGGAGCCGATGACCTCCCTGAACCCGGTGTTTGCGGTCGGGGAACAGATCGCCGAGTCCATCCGCCTGCATCAGGGGCTGAGCGGCGATGAGGCGCTCAGGGAAGCCCGTCGGATGCTGGAGCTGGTGCGCATTCCGGAGGCGCAGGCCATTCTGGGGCGCTATCCGCATCAGCTTTCCGGCGGCATGCGCCAGCGGGTGATGATTGCCATGGCGCTCTCGTGCCGTCCAGCGGTGCTGATTGCCGATGAACCGACGACGGCGCTGGACGTGACGATTCAGGCGCAGATCCTGCAGCTCATCAAAGTGCTGCAGCAGGAGATGGAGATGGGGGTGATCTTCATCACCCACGATATGGGCGTGGTGGCCGATATCGCCGATCGGGTGCTGGTGATGCACAAGGGCCGCGCGGTAGAAACCGGCCCGGTGGAGCAGATCTTT from Enterobacter chengduensis includes:
- a CDS encoding glycyl-radical enzyme activating protein, giving the protein MIFNIQRYSTHDGPGIRTVVFLKGCSLGCRWCQNPESRSRSRDVLFDARLCLDGCDLCQQAAPGCIERALNSLVIHREKLNEETLNALNDCCPTQALTVCGEEKQVEEIMATVLRDKPFYDRSGGGITLSGGEPFMNPDLAHALFKASHEQGIHTAVETCLHVPWHYIEPSLPYVDLFLADLKHVDPEVFRQWTDGSAKRILDNLKRLAAAGKKITIRVPLIQGFNADEASIAAMTNFAADELGVDDIHFLPYHTLGMNKYTLLGQPYSAPDKPLDNPALLDFAQQYACQKGLTATLRG
- the fsa gene encoding fructose-6-phosphate aldolase — its product is MELYLDTSDVAAVKKLARIFPLAGVTTNPSIVAAGKTPLDELLPALHDALGGKGRLFAQVMATTAEGMVEDARRLRAIINDLVVKVPVTAEGLAAIKMLKAEGIPTLGTAVYGAAQGMLSALAGAEYVAPYVNRVDAQGGDGIQTVVELQQLLTLHAPQSKVLAASFKTPRQALDCLLAGCESITLPLDVAQQFITSPAVDAAIVKFEQDWQGAFGRTSI
- the moeB gene encoding molybdopterin-synthase adenylyltransferase MoeB; this translates as MTVELSDPEMMRYNRQIVLRGFDFEGQEALKAANVLVVGLGGLGCAAAQYLAAAGVGRMTLLDFDTVSVSNLQRQTLHGDATIGQPKVESARAALARINPHVQFTLIDAMLDDDALSAQIAQHDLVLDCTDNVAVRNQLNAGCFAHKTPLVSGAAIRMEGQISVFTYAEGEPCYRCLSRLFGENALTCVEAGVMAPLVGVIGSLQAMEAIKVLAHYGTPAAGKIVMYDAMTCQFREMKLMRNPGCEVCGG
- the moeA gene encoding molybdopterin molybdotransferase MoeA yields the protein MDFTAGLMPLETALTQMLDRVSPLNDVETLPLVRCFGRIAARDIVSPLNVPGFDNSAMDGYAVRLADLQTGNALPVAGKAFAGQPFSGEWPAGTCVRIMTGAPVPAGCDAVVMQEETEQTDGGVRFTASVKAGQNIRRTGEDITLGATVFAAGQKLTVAELPVLASLGIADVDVIRKVRVAIFSTGDELQLPGQPLQDGQIYDTNRLAVHLMLEQLGCEVINLGIIPDDPEKLRAAFIEADKSADVVISSGGVSVGEADYTKTLLEELGEIAFWKLAIKPGKPFAFGKLPHGWFCGLPGNPVSAALTFYQLVIPLLAKLSGNRASPLPERLRVRAATRLKKSPGRLDFQRGILARSADGQLEVSTTGHQGSHIFSSFSQGNCFIVLERERGNVEAGEWVEVERFNHLFGG
- the iaaA gene encoding beta-aspartyl-peptidase, whose amino-acid sequence is MVNAVIAIHGGAGAIARAQLGPEQEKRYIDALYAIVETGQKMLEAGESALDVVTEAVRLLEECPLFNAGIGSVFTRDETHELDACVMDGVTLKAGAVAGVSRLRNPVLAARLVMESSPHVLLTGTGAEAFAFEHGMEPVSPDLFSTEARYQQLLEARSAGMTQLDHAAPLDETTKMGTVGAVALDKAGNLAAATSTGGMTNKLPGRVGDSPLPGAGCYANNATAAVSCTGTGEVFIRALAAYDITALMDYGGLSLSEACERVVMEKLPALGGVGGLIAVDREGNVALPFNSEGMYRAWGYAGDEPSTGIYRE